One genomic segment of Rissa tridactyla isolate bRisTri1 unplaced genomic scaffold, bRisTri1.patW.cur.20221130 scaffold_446, whole genome shotgun sequence includes these proteins:
- the LOC128903536 gene encoding sarcoplasmic reticulum histidine-rich calcium-binding protein-like, translated as MPRALARVRGGGRALERRLRAVPRGALLGGLRRRGALSPPEEAALGAPGGRGWARRLRALAVARGEETCRVLLELLELLEQPGAMDFYNPQRDAEPSHRSDCPCCHPPEEHREEEEEEEEEEGDPQEEEEGDSEEEDEGPEEEEEEEEEEDGGEGGGPGEEEGDGEEVDGEHKEEDDDGGPEEEEGDEDGGPEEEEGDGGAEEGDGEEEDGDAGEEEGDAAE; from the exons ATGCCGCGGGCGCTGGCGCgggtgcggggcgggggccgggcgctgGAGCGGCGGCTGCGGGCGGTGCCGCGGGGggcgctgctgggggggctgcggcgCCGGGGGGCGCTGAGTCCCCCCGAGGAGGCGGCGCTGGGGGccccggggggccggggctgggcccggCGGCTGCGGGCGCTGGCGGTGGCCCGGGGGGAGGAGACGTGCCGGgtcctgctggagctgctggagctgctggagcagccgGGAGCCATGG ACTTCTACAACCCCCAGCGCGACGCCGAGCCCTCCCACCGCTCCGACTGTCCCTGCTGTCACCCGCCGGAGGAGcaccgggaggaggaggaggaggaagaggaggaggaaggagacccccaggaggaagaggagggagactccgaggaggaggatgaaggccccgaggaggaggaggaggaggaggaggaggaggatggcggtgaaggtggaggccctggggaggaggaaggggatggtGAGGAGGTAGATGGAGAGCACAAGGAGGAAGACGATGATGGaggccctgaggaggaggaaggtgacgAAGATGGaggccctgaggaggaggaaggtgacgGAGGTGCTGAAGAAGGTGatggcgaggaggaggatggagacgccggggaagaggaaggagacgCCGCCGAGTAG